The uncultured Desulfobulbus sp. genome window below encodes:
- a CDS encoding outer membrane beta-barrel protein, protein MNALQLFSTDQQASSPLGSTLRLSACCAAVLLMALPANATNSQDKTYLSGHLGAAMLQDSDIGSSSGSNLSVDMNLGMGMGMAVGRSFGNTRLEGELNYQTNDLDTVRLSGGGKSDCSGDVSSWSLMVNGYYDFKGSGPVSSFLLAGVGFARVEVDGFNVPGSGVADMSGDDTVLAYQLGAGIGYAISEELTLDLSYRYFATTDPSFNGIDVEYSSHNLYLGLRLAL, encoded by the coding sequence ATGAACGCTCTCCAACTTTTTTCCACTGACCAGCAGGCCTCTTCCCCCCTTGGCTCAACGCTTCGCCTGAGTGCCTGTTGCGCGGCAGTACTCCTGATGGCGCTCCCGGCAAACGCAACGAACAGCCAGGACAAAACCTATTTGAGCGGCCACCTTGGTGCTGCCATGCTCCAGGATTCGGATATCGGGTCCTCTTCGGGCTCAAATCTCTCGGTGGACATGAACCTCGGCATGGGCATGGGCATGGCTGTTGGTCGCAGTTTTGGCAACACCCGGCTTGAAGGCGAGCTCAACTACCAGACCAATGATCTGGATACAGTGCGTTTATCGGGTGGGGGCAAGAGCGATTGTTCGGGGGACGTTTCCAGCTGGTCGCTCATGGTCAACGGCTACTACGACTTCAAGGGAAGCGGACCGGTCAGTTCTTTTCTCCTTGCGGGCGTGGGCTTTGCCCGTGTCGAAGTCGACGGTTTCAATGTACCGGGATCCGGCGTAGCTGACATGAGTGGCGACGATACGGTTCTGGCCTACCAGCTGGGCGCGGGTATCGGCTACGCAATCAGCGAAGAGCTCACCTTGGACCTCAGCTATCGTTACTTTGCCACAACCGATCCTTCCTTTAACGGAATTGATGTCGAATACTCCAGCCACAACCTCTATCTGGGGCTTCGCCTGGCTCTCTGA
- a CDS encoding type II secretion system protein: MHQTMNEKIQAKLQNSEGFTLLEILVVLTIMGFLIAMVAPRLAGISGSAVDTVCDSNQNRMISMMSGYYEKTSRYPDKLTNIVEETDGAGTYQIPAISDDDPDNGAETIASEFNDRNHFRIHYLTTAEVQELKNMGIVNVYNLNAYDAYDDTLAVKAGYDGTAATGPNEVDLATPVVKSPAMEKFTLDTDVVANPIAVMMVGAGYDGAAWDISTEERGWGEADFMGRIVLGFGPENGLVTSGIVSNAAHCPGGIQNADNVTYNDYNIVLPRLEATVDETNTGYETAFTAIDADSDGTDVQVAAISYDDAPSAGYDYVGNADNYKTRIYDLGAQEKWQYATMCPEGHKFPADDGEFWGIDLNPTAGSGGPTAGALN, from the coding sequence ATGCACCAGACAATGAATGAAAAAATCCAGGCCAAACTGCAGAACAGCGAAGGTTTCACCCTGCTCGAGATCCTGGTCGTTCTCACCATCATGGGCTTCTTGATCGCCATGGTCGCCCCGCGCCTGGCCGGTATCTCCGGTAGTGCTGTGGATACGGTTTGCGACTCCAACCAGAACCGCATGATCTCCATGATGTCCGGTTACTATGAGAAGACCAGCCGCTACCCGGATAAGCTGACCAACATTGTTGAAGAGACTGATGGTGCTGGCACCTACCAGATCCCAGCCATCTCCGACGACGATCCGGATAACGGAGCTGAGACCATCGCCAGTGAATTCAACGACCGTAATCACTTCCGTATTCACTACCTGACTACAGCGGAAGTGCAGGAACTGAAAAACATGGGCATCGTTAACGTGTATAATCTGAACGCCTATGACGCTTACGACGACACCCTTGCTGTAAAAGCCGGTTATGATGGGACTGCTGCAACCGGACCGAACGAGGTAGACCTAGCCACTCCCGTGGTCAAGTCTCCGGCCATGGAGAAGTTTACCCTTGATACGGACGTTGTCGCCAACCCCATTGCGGTGATGATGGTCGGCGCTGGTTATGACGGCGCAGCCTGGGATATTTCAACCGAGGAACGCGGCTGGGGTGAAGCTGATTTTATGGGCCGTATTGTTCTTGGTTTCGGTCCCGAGAACGGCCTAGTCACCTCCGGCATCGTTTCCAATGCAGCCCATTGCCCGGGTGGTATCCAGAATGCCGACAACGTGACCTACAACGATTACAACATCGTTCTGCCCCGCCTGGAAGCGACTGTGGATGAAACAAATACTGGTTATGAAACAGCCTTTACTGCAATTGATGCTGATAGTGACGGCACTGACGTTCAAGTAGCGGCCATCAGTTACGATGATGCGCCCTCCGCCGGATACGACTATGTGGGTAATGCAGACAACTACAAAACCCGCATTTATGACCTGGGCGCCCAGGAAAAATGGCAGTATGCCACCATGTGCCCGGAAGGCCACAAATTCCCCGCTGATGACGGTGAATTCTGGGGCATCGACCTGAACCCCACTGCAGGCTCTGGTGGACCGACTGCTGGTGCCCTCAACTAA
- a CDS encoding prepilin-type N-terminal cleavage/methylation domain-containing protein: MPMLACLCPLRLLPLCPASCCTTCDLQRPSLPPSQDAVERRQREEGFTLLELLVVVALLGFVVSMTAPRLPGIVGEGLHTVTRTNMTRLLSLITTELQKNGKYPTDMINIVTVEGGTGTYYKPMLSDQDPETGPEVLSLKMDRRHHFFLHHLNAAEATELRRLGVLHVYNYNSPYDRNVVPGMPNMEAVTTGVAVLMTGGGDSDGDGTIAATEIDVTEPDRGHPGEMFRMVFGLGTETSLVAKGLIHGPSTCPESGMAPINYEWKWYSLLLPRLEATAKRLVSDDPLGIGGDGPVTAYAATGTHTAAELSAVTRRTENTYEAQNSVFFAIMDSEGEVLPTVDMSGWGLDLNNNGNID; the protein is encoded by the coding sequence ATGCCCATGCTCGCCTGTCTCTGCCCCTTGCGGCTGCTGCCGCTTTGCCCTGCCTCCTGCTGCACCACCTGCGACCTCCAACGACCGTCCCTGCCTCCTTCACAGGATGCGGTAGAGCGCAGGCAAAGAGAGGAGGGGTTCACCCTGCTGGAACTCCTGGTGGTGGTGGCCCTGCTCGGCTTTGTGGTTTCCATGACTGCGCCTCGCCTGCCGGGCATTGTCGGCGAAGGTCTGCACACTGTCACCCGGACCAATATGACCCGGCTGCTCAGCCTGATTACCACGGAACTTCAGAAGAACGGCAAATACCCCACCGACATGATCAACATCGTCACGGTGGAGGGCGGCACCGGCACCTACTACAAGCCCATGCTCTCGGACCAGGACCCGGAGACCGGGCCCGAGGTGCTCAGTCTAAAGATGGACAGGAGGCACCATTTTTTCCTCCACCACCTCAATGCGGCCGAGGCTACGGAGCTGCGCAGACTGGGCGTGCTCCACGTGTACAATTACAACTCACCCTATGACCGGAACGTGGTGCCGGGCATGCCCAACATGGAAGCGGTGACCACCGGGGTGGCAGTACTGATGACCGGCGGCGGCGACAGCGACGGCGACGGCACTATCGCAGCAACGGAAATCGATGTCACCGAACCGGATCGCGGCCATCCAGGCGAGATGTTTCGCATGGTCTTTGGCCTGGGCACCGAGACCTCACTGGTGGCAAAGGGGCTGATCCATGGGCCTTCCACCTGCCCGGAGAGTGGCATGGCGCCGATCAACTACGAGTGGAAATGGTACAGCCTGCTGCTGCCGCGCCTGGAGGCCACGGCCAAACGGCTGGTGAGCGATGACCCGTTGGGTATCGGCGGCGACGGGCCGGTGACCGCCTATGCCGCCACGGGAACGCACACGGCTGCGGAGCTGAGCGCAGTCACTCGAAGAACCGAGAACACCTACGAGGCGCAAAACAGTGTCTTTTTCGCCATCATGGACAGCGAAGGAGAGGTATTGCCGACGGTAGATATGTCCGGCTGGGGATTGGATTTGAATAACAACGGGAATATCGATTGA